Proteins from one Ahaetulla prasina isolate Xishuangbanna chromosome 2, ASM2864084v1, whole genome shotgun sequence genomic window:
- the LOC131190875 gene encoding uncharacterized protein LOC131190875 has product MSEMKKQMLEIQIGNKEVKEGLVSAVQGLASNVILLEQEVEEIKKDNLKLENKIEVVQSKMDKADDEIVLVQYRAMEHALRIRGMKEHKQENLKQIFSEAFAEILAVRPVDVAFHIDKIYCVNSWIARQRNLPRDIVIYFTTRTVRNEILQASFKGDKIQAAGQDILILKEIPPKMLRARKEFAFLVNELKKHQIEYRWDIPTGIIVYYEGKAHRLNTVSKAREFYAYVLKAGSPPSPNGRRKEGEIKEKEVIVMEEDLLQVLDVSKMGSELPKEPRMTRTAVKRKEQEEKAQQAQSAITKTETVGGARPKERYDLRLVLQKFPIADNGN; this is encoded by the coding sequence atgtcagagatgaaaaaacagatgttagaaatccaaATTGGAAATAAGGAAGtgaaagaaggtttggtgtcagcagtacagggtctggcatcaaatgtgattttactggagcaggaagtagaagaaataaagaaagataatttaaaattggaaaataagattgaggtagttcaaagtaaaatggataaagctgatgatgaaattgttttggtacaatatagagctatggaacatgCTTTACGAATACGTGGTATGAAAGAGCataaacaagagaatttgaagcaaattttttctgaggcctttgcggagattttggcagttcggccagtagatgtggcttttcatattgacaaaatttattgtgtgaattcctggatagcaagacaaagaaatcttccgagagacattgttatttattttactactagaacagtgagaaatgagattttacaagcttcttttaaaggagacaagattcaagcggctggccaagatattttaatactaaaggaaattcccccaaaaatgttgagagctaggaaggagtttgcttttttggtgaacgaacttaaaaaacatcagattgagtatagatgggacatcccaactggtataatagtttattatgaagggaaagcacatcgtcttaatacagtcagtaaagcacgagagttttatgcttatgtgcttaaagctggaagtccaccatctccgaatggtaggagaaaggaaggcgaaattaaggaaaaagaagtgatagtaatggaagaagatcttttacaagtgttggatgtgtctaagatgggatcagagcttccaaaagagccaaggatgacaagaacagctgtcaaacgcaaggaacaagaagaaaaggctcaacaggctcaatctgctattaccaagacagaaacagtgggaggagcaaggcccaaagaaagatatgatttgcggctggtgcttcaaaagtttccgattgctgataatggcaattag